A stretch of DNA from Anaerobacillus isosaccharinicus:
AACAATGGTAACTGTCTCCGTTTCATCATCGTCTAAATACCGGAATTTCACCTTACTACCTATCAAGACAACTTTTTTCAATTGCTCCTCACTAAAATCTGCTAAGACTTTTTCAAGTGTGGCTGAATAATCCGCTAAGACCTTCATTACATTCTTTCTTTTCGAATTATATTCCGGCAAAAATTGCTTATTAAAAACATCCATTTGTTCATCGAAAAAGACGAGTTGGTTAATTAATTGCATTTTACTTCCTTGAATTGCAAGGTTATGGCTCATCGTATATCCTCCCCGTTTTAGCCTGATTAGAAATTTGGATGACACATAGTTGTTTCAAAATTATTCCTCCTCTAAAAATTCAAGTAGATACTTT
This window harbors:
- a CDS encoding GreA/GreB family elongation factor encodes the protein MSHNLAIQGSKMQLINQLVFFDEQMDVFNKQFLPEYNSKRKNVMKVLADYSATLEKVLADFSEEQLKKVVLIGSKVKFRYLDDDETETVTIVFPNLARPEEEIVSFLSPIGLQLLLGKCGEVYELELPVGKVLVEIEEVTFGNKGTTE